From Eschrichtius robustus isolate mEscRob2 chromosome 7, mEscRob2.pri, whole genome shotgun sequence, a single genomic window includes:
- the LRIT1 gene encoding leucine-rich repeat, immunoglobulin-like domain and transmembrane domain-containing protein 1 codes for MSRWAAAGFAGPAGQSSQGQASARATEEPGAMRVAAGILWLLALGGPPQAWGACPSQCSCSLHVLGDGSKARTVVCNDPDMTLPPASVPLDTSSLRLERTAIRRVPGEAFKPLGRLEQLWLPYNALCELNALMLRGLRRLRELRMPGNRLATFPWAALRDAPKLRLLDLQANRLSAVPPEAARFLGNLTFLDLSSNQLLRLPEELLATWTHLQTGPFLPGHHAKLVLGLQDNPWVCDCRLYDLVRLLEGWAPNLAFIEARLRCASPRSLAGVAFSQLELRKCQSPELRPGAASISSPLGSAVLLRCGASGVPGPEMSWSRANGHPLNGTVHQEVSSDGTSWTLLGLPAVSHLDSGDYICQAKNFLGASETLISLVVSEPQTSTEHSGGPAVLWARTGEGAEAAAYNKMVARHVPHIPEAAVPATRPPVPNTKEQLILQPFHMGAPGEHLDVQAGPQDAQRVSSLKVVGDTYQSVTLVWKAPQAGNTTSFSVLYAVFGQRDMRRVVVQPGKTNVTIHGLVPKIKYVACVCVQGLVPRKEQCVIFSTDEVVDAEATQWLINVVVISVAAIIALPLTLLVCCGALQSRWRKCHTRGSAEATGAYVNLERLGHSEDGSEELSQHSLSEADRLLSAHSSLDSQALGVRAGRRINEYFC; via the exons ATGAGCCGGTGGGCAGCTGCTGGGTTTGCTGGGCCGGCAGGACAGAGCAGTCAGGGACAGGCCTCTGCCCGGGCTACAGAGGAGCCAGGAGCCATGAGGGTGGCGGCGGGCATTCTCTGGCTCCTGGCCCTCGGAGGGCCCCCACAGGCCTGGGGCGCCTGCCCTTCTCAGTGCAGCTGCAGCCTCCACGTCCTGGGCGATGGCAGCAAAGCCAG GACAGTGGTGTGCAACGACCCTGACATGACCCTGCCCCCAGCATCTGTCCCTCTGGACACCTCCAGCCTGCGCCTGGAGCGGACGGCCATTCGCAGGGTGCCCGGGGAGGCCTTCAAGCCGCTGGGCCGCCTGGAACAGCTGTGGCTGCCCTACAACGCGCTCTGCGAGCTCAACGCTCTGATGCTGAGGGGCCTGCGCCGCCTGCGCGAGCTGCGCATGCCCGGGAACCGCCTGGCCACCTTCCCCTGGGCGGCGCTCAGGGACGCCCCCAAGCTGCGGCTTCTGGACCTGCAGGCCAACCGCCTCTCGGCTGTACCCCCGGAGGCCGCGCGCTTCTTGGGGAACCTCACCTTCCTTGACCTCTCCAGCAACCAGCTGCTGAGGCTGCCCGAGGAGTTGCTCGCCACTTGGACTCACCTGCAGACGGGACCCTTCCTTCCCGGCCACCACGCCAAGCTGGTCCTAG GGCTGCAGGACAACCCCTGGGTGTGTGACTGCCGACTTTATGACCTGGTCCGTCTCCTGGAAGGCTGGGCCCCAAACCTGGCCTTCATAGAGGCCAGGCTGAGGTGTGCCAGCCCGCGCAGCCTGGCCGGAGTGGCCTTCAGCCAGCTGGAACTGAGGAAGTGCCAGAGTCCGGAGCTCCGTCCGGGGGCGGCCAGCATCAGCTCCCCCTTGGGCAGTGCAGTATTGCTACGCTGTGGGGCCTCCGGGGTCCCTGGGCCGGAAATGAGCTGGAGTAGGGCCAACGGGCACCCACTCAACGGCACAG TGCACCAGGAAGTCTCCAGTGACGGCACGAGCTGGACTCTGCTGGGCCTGCCTGCTGTGTCCCACCTTGACTCTGGAGACTACATCTGCCAGGCCAAGAACTTCCTGGGAGCCTCGGAGACTCTTATCTCCCTGGTCGTCTCTGAGCCCCAGACATCCACGGAACACAGTGGGGGCCCAGCGGTACTGTGGGCAAGGACAGGTGAGGGGGCAGAAGCAGCTGCATACAACAAGATGGTGGCCAGGCATGTCCCCCACATCCCCGAGGCTGCTGTCCCAGCCACTCGGCCCCCTGTGCCCAACACGAAGGAGCAACTGATCCTCCAGCCCTTCCACATGGGGGCCCCAGGAGAGCACTTGGATGTGCAGGCAGGACCCCAGGACGCCCAAAGGGTGAGCTCTCTCAAGGTGGTGGGGGACACTTACCAGAGCGTGACATTGGTGTGGAAGGCCCCCCAGGCTGGGAACACAACTTCCTTCAGCGTCCTCTATGCGGTCTTTGGGCAGCGCGACATGCGGCGGGTGGTTGTGCAGCCTGGGAAGACCAACGTCACCATCCATGGGCTGGTGCCCAAGATCAAGTACGTGGCGTGTGTCTGCGTGCAGGGCCTGGTGCCCCGGAAGGAGCAATGTGTCATCTTCTCCACTGACGAGGTGGTGGATGCTGAAGCCACTCAGTGGCTCATCAACGTGGTGGTGATCAGTGTGGCCGCCATCATCGCCCTGCCCCTCACGCTGCTCGTCTGCTGCGGTGCTCTCCAGAGCCGCTGGCGCAAGTGCCACACCAGGGGCTCCGCCGAGGCCACAGGTGCCTATGTCAACCTGGAGCGACTGGGCCACAGTGAGGACGGCTCAGAGGAGCTGTCCCAGCACAGCCTCAGCGAAGCCGACAGGCTCCTCTCTGCCCACTCCAGCCTGGACTCTCAGGCCTTGGGCGTCAGGGCGGGCAGACGGATCAACGAGTACTTCTGCTGA